From the genome of Falco cherrug isolate bFalChe1 chromosome 14, bFalChe1.pri, whole genome shotgun sequence, one region includes:
- the CEBPA gene encoding CCAAT/enhancer-binding protein alpha, producing MEQTNFYEVDSRPPMSSSQHHQLQTPLPGSAYSYREAPSAAAPAAGGAELGDICENENSIDISAYIDPAAFNDEFLADLFQHSKQQEKAKAILAGDFDFHSMHGAGAAASAPGHQQQHHQQPLFGCVAGYMDGKLDPLYERIAAPGLRPLVIKQEPREEEEVKSAALSALYPHHAPQQHPSHLQYQIAHCAQTTMHLQPGHPTPPPTPVPSPHHPHHPHPPGGLPAPGTLKMMPADHRSKSKKTVDKNSNEYRVRRERNNIAVRKSRDKAKQRNVETQQKVLELTTDNERLRKRVEQLTRELETLRGIFRQLPESSLVKAMGSCA from the coding sequence GTCGATTCCCGGCCCCCGatgagcagcagccagcaccaccagctccaGACTCCCCTGCCCGGCAGCGCCTACAGCTACAGAGAGGCTCCCTCGGCGGCGGCACCTGCTGCGGGCGGCGCGGAGCTCGGCGACATCTGCGAGAACGAGAACTCCATCGACATCAGCGCCTACATCGACCCCGCCGCCTTCAACGACGAGTTCCTGGCCGACCTCTTccagcacagcaagcagcaggagaaagccaAGGCCATCCTGGCCGGGGATTTCGACTTCCACAGCATGCATGGGGCCGGCGCCGCCGCCTCGGCGCcggggcaccagcagcagcaccaccagcagccgCTCTTCGGCTGCGTAGCCGGCTACATGGACGGCAAGCTCGACCCCCTCTATGAGCGCATCGCCGCGCCCGGCTTGCGGCCGCTGGTGATTAAGCAGGAGCCCcgcgaggaggaggaggtcaAGTCGGCGGCCTTGTCGGCCCTCTACCCCCACCACGCTCCGCAGCAGCACCCGTCCCACCTGCAGTACCAGATCGCCCACTGCGCCCAGACCACCATGCACCTCCAGCCCGGGCACCCCACGCCTCCCCCCACGCCCGTGCCCAGCCCGCACCACCCGCACCACCCGCACCCCCCCGGCGGCCTGCCCGCCCCGGGCACCCTCAAGATGATGCCCGCGGACCACCGGAGCAAATCGAAAAAGACAGTGGACAAGAACAGCAACGAGTACCGGGTGCGCCGGGAGCGCAACAACATCGCGGTGCGCAAGAGCCGGGACAAGGCCAAGCAGCGCAACGTGGAGACGCAGCAGAAGGTGCTGGAGCTCACCACCGACAACGAGCGGCTGCGCAAGCGGGTGGAGCAGCTCACCCGGGAGTTGGAGACTCTGCGGGGCATCTTCAGGCAGCTGCCCGAGAGCTCGCTGGTGAAGGCCATGGGCAGCTGCGCCTAG